In Mustela lutreola isolate mMusLut2 chromosome 1, mMusLut2.pri, whole genome shotgun sequence, one genomic interval encodes:
- the LOC131821814 gene encoding olfactory receptor 2D3-like, translating to MGTENQTYVTEFILLGLSSDQQIQILLFVVFLIIYLITLLGNLLIIMLIHIDSRLQTPMYFFLKNLSFTDLCFSTTIIPQMLFHLLVMRKTISFAGCSIQMIFFLVAGCTESSLLAVMSYDRYVAVCKPLHYSMLMTQRVCIQLSTGSWATGAFVSLVDTTFTLCLSYHGQNIINHYFCEPPALLKLASEETYKAEIAIFAIGVVILLGPLSLILFSYWNIISTVIQIQSGEGRIKVFSTCGSHLIVVVFFYGSTIFTYMRPNSKKISEGDKVISVFYSVITSMMNPFIYSLRNKDVKEALMKVFGR from the coding sequence ATGGGCACAGAAAACCAAACCTATGTGACTGAATTTATCTTGCTGGGCCTTTCTTCAGATCAGCAGATACAGATCCTCCTGTTTGTGGTGTTTCTCATCATCTACCTGATAACTCTGTTGGGAAATCTTCTCATCATAATGCTAATTCATATCGACTCTCGACTTCAAACACCAATGTACTTCTTCCTTAAAAATTTGTCATTTACTGATCTCTGTTTCTCTACAACAATCATCCCCCAGATGTTATTCCATTTGCTAGTAATGAGAaaaaccatttcctttgctgggtGTTCAattcagatgatttttttcctaGTAGCTGGGTGTACAGAAAGTTCCCTCCTAGCAGTGAtgtcctatgaccgctatgtAGCTGTCTGTAAGCCCCTTCACTACTCCATGCTCATGACCCAGAGGGTGTGTATACAGCTGAGCACAGGGTCCTGGGCCACTGGAGCATTTGTATCTCTGGTAGACACAACATTTACTTTATGTCTGTCATACCACGGACAGAACATaattaatcattatttttgtGAACCTCCTGCACTCCTGAAGTTGGCTTCAGAAGAAACCTACAAAGCTGAGATTGCCATCTTTGCAATAGGTGTGGTAATTCTCCTTGGTCCTCTTTCCCTCATCCTTTTCTCCTATTGGAATATTATTTCCACTGTGATTCAGATACAGTCAGGAGAGGGGAGGATCAAGGTCTTTTCTACTTGTGGTTCTCATCTCATCGTTGTTGTCTTCTTCTATGGCTCAACAATATTTACCTACATGCGTCCAAATTCCAagaaaataagtgaaggggataaGGTGATCTCTGTGTTCTACTCAGTCATAACATCCATGATGAACCCATTCATTTATAGCCTGAGAAACAAGGATGTGAAGGAGGCACTTATGAAAGTATTTGGAAGATAA